The following coding sequences are from one Granulicella sp. L56 window:
- a CDS encoding M1 family metallopeptidase yields MLTTKNLLPSALLVIASCIAPLAASAQRLPSGVHPEHYTLALTPDLKAATFTGTESIDLNLDQPSTTITLNAAEIKFLSVTVGSQTAQVSLDPDKEQATFTFAQPLLGKVTLDIRYDGILNDKLRGFYLSKTARRNYAVTQFEPTDARRAFPSFDEPALKATFDIALTVDRGDTVISNTNIVSDTPVPDEKHTIKFATTPRMSTYLVAFLVGDFQCTKGSSDGVPIRACSTPDKVKLTQFAVKSAEYILHYYDTYFGIKYPMPKLDMVALPDFEAGAMENFGCITYRETDLLIDSKTAGIPEKKNVAAVVAHEMAHQWFGDMVTMQWWDNIWLNEGFATWMEHKPVAAWHPEWNIPQDEAQELDTTLNYDSQATTRTIRATADTPAQINEMFDGIAYGKAGAVLNMVENYVGEETFRQGVHNYLAAHLYANATAEDFWNAQTATSHLPVDKIMSSFVAQPGVPLLTFSDTSASGIPVAQSRFFLTPTAADQTSQQWTLPVCLKTSGKPACHLLAPGELTLSAAEGSPFFYANGLAKGYFRTAYTAAQYKAIEAKAETALTSTERINFIGDRWALVPSGRSSISDYLNLVLALKQDPNAAVLETALGKIYTIKSKVATGKDLDRLNTALRNQFDPVYAALGKPSKHDSFDQSQLRALLFELLGVANDPAIVAQSREIADRSFGHKRDKNLDPALSDAAVMIAASNGDAAFYDKVFAASKDSSDPGLQSDALQTLARFLDPALVTRTLDYASSGEVRNQDSWRILSILLQQRATRTQAWDYIQKHWDKVHAQFTTNSGVRVVAAAGSFCTAEGRDQVTGFFATHPVDASARTLAKSIDSINACIQFRATQEPSLHQWLEGQPAQ; encoded by the coding sequence ATGCTGACCACAAAGAACCTCCTCCCTTCGGCCCTCCTCGTCATCGCCTCCTGCATCGCTCCCCTCGCGGCTTCGGCCCAGCGCCTTCCCTCCGGCGTCCATCCCGAGCACTACACTCTGGCGCTCACTCCTGACCTCAAGGCCGCGACGTTCACCGGCACTGAGAGCATCGACCTCAACCTCGATCAGCCCAGCACGACCATCACGCTCAACGCGGCCGAGATCAAATTTCTCTCCGTCACCGTGGGCTCACAGACCGCGCAGGTCTCGCTCGACCCTGACAAGGAGCAAGCGACCTTCACCTTTGCTCAGCCTCTCTTGGGCAAGGTCACTCTCGACATTCGTTACGACGGCATCCTTAATGACAAGCTGCGCGGCTTCTATCTCTCGAAGACCGCACGGCGCAACTACGCGGTCACCCAGTTCGAGCCGACGGACGCCCGCCGTGCCTTTCCCAGCTTCGATGAGCCTGCGCTCAAGGCCACCTTCGACATCGCTCTGACCGTTGATCGTGGTGACACTGTTATCTCCAACACCAATATCGTCTCCGACACCCCGGTACCGGATGAGAAGCACACCATCAAGTTCGCCACTACGCCGCGCATGTCTACCTATCTGGTGGCGTTTCTCGTAGGCGACTTCCAGTGCACGAAAGGCAGCAGCGACGGTGTTCCCATCCGCGCATGCTCCACGCCCGACAAGGTCAAGCTCACGCAGTTCGCCGTCAAGTCGGCTGAGTACATCCTGCATTATTACGACACCTACTTCGGCATCAAGTACCCCATGCCCAAGCTCGACATGGTAGCCCTGCCCGACTTTGAGGCTGGAGCCATGGAGAATTTTGGCTGCATCACCTATCGCGAGACTGACCTTCTGATCGACAGCAAGACCGCCGGCATCCCCGAAAAGAAGAATGTAGCTGCCGTGGTAGCGCATGAGATGGCACATCAATGGTTCGGCGATATGGTCACCATGCAGTGGTGGGACAACATCTGGCTCAACGAGGGCTTTGCCACCTGGATGGAGCACAAGCCGGTCGCTGCATGGCATCCCGAATGGAACATCCCGCAGGACGAGGCGCAGGAGCTGGATACCACGCTGAACTACGATTCGCAGGCTACCACCCGCACCATTCGGGCGACTGCCGATACCCCTGCCCAGATCAACGAGATGTTCGACGGCATCGCCTATGGCAAAGCAGGCGCAGTTCTCAACATGGTCGAGAACTATGTCGGCGAAGAGACCTTTCGTCAGGGCGTCCACAACTACCTCGCCGCACATCTCTATGCCAACGCGACTGCCGAGGACTTCTGGAACGCACAGACTGCGACCAGCCATCTGCCTGTCGACAAGATTATGTCCAGCTTCGTCGCGCAGCCCGGTGTGCCTCTGCTGACCTTCTCCGACACCTCTGCCTCGGGAATACCCGTTGCCCAAAGCCGCTTCTTTCTTACGCCGACCGCTGCGGATCAGACCAGCCAGCAATGGACGCTGCCTGTCTGCCTCAAGACCAGCGGAAAGCCAGCCTGTCATCTGCTCGCCCCCGGCGAACTTACTCTTTCTGCTGCTGAAGGCAGCCCATTCTTTTACGCCAATGGCTTAGCCAAAGGCTACTTCCGCACGGCTTATACGGCGGCGCAGTACAAGGCGATCGAGGCGAAGGCAGAGACGGCCCTCACTTCGACTGAGCGCATCAACTTTATCGGCGACCGCTGGGCGCTTGTTCCTTCGGGACGGTCCTCTATCTCCGACTACCTCAACTTAGTCCTCGCTCTCAAGCAGGACCCCAACGCTGCTGTCCTCGAAACCGCGCTGGGCAAGATCTACACCATCAAGTCGAAGGTCGCTACCGGCAAGGATCTGGACCGGCTCAACACGGCCCTGCGCAATCAGTTCGACCCCGTTTATGCTGCTCTTGGTAAGCCTTCGAAGCATGACTCCTTCGATCAAAGCCAGCTTCGCGCCCTTCTCTTCGAGCTTCTTGGAGTTGCCAACGATCCCGCCATCGTCGCTCAGTCCCGCGAGATCGCAGACCGTAGCTTCGGCCACAAGAGGGACAAGAATCTCGATCCCGCCCTCAGCGACGCGGCGGTTATGATCGCCGCCAGCAATGGGGACGCGGCCTTCTACGATAAGGTTTTTGCTGCCAGCAAAGACTCGAGCGATCCCGGGCTCCAGTCCGATGCGCTCCAGACGCTGGCGCGCTTTCTCGACCCTGCGCTTGTCACCCGTACGCTCGACTATGCCTCCTCAGGCGAGGTTCGCAACCAGGATAGTTGGCGAATCTTATCCATTCTGCTGCAGCAGCGTGCTACCCGGACGCAAGCGTGGGACTACATCCAGAAGCATTGGGACAAGGTCCACGCTCAGTTCACGACCAACTCGGGAGTGCGTGTCGTCGCTGCCGCTGGCTCGTTCTGCACCGCTGAAGGCCGCGATCAGGTGACCGGTTTCTTTGCCACCCACCCGGTCGATGCCTCGGCACGCACCCTGGCCAAATCCATCGACAGCATCAACGCCTGCATCCAGTTCCGCGCGACGCAGGAACCTAGTCTCCACCAGTGGCTCGAAGGTCAGCCTGCGCAATAG
- a CDS encoding TonB-dependent receptor: MTYSNIRFQRPPASSGKHSVFLLALIAAVALFCTLPLRAQLSGKGEIKGVVTDPSGAVVPGASVVVTSTTKGTRVTRTSTSSGDYDISPLDPDIYTIAVTAAGFQTTTQEHVNVNALEISNVNIALSVGSEAQSVTISAAPPALETSNATLGATMEQSMYAALPIQMGAGGSPDQRRATDFAVLMPGVQGNETNGNATTNTGVVNGSGSRGAASSVYINGIPFTSVAGQGDTRFVWTAISVDAIDQFQVQTSGYSAMYEGMGVQNYSTKSGGNKLHGSVYDYFRNTALDSWGFFAPAQIDPTKGYAVKPRENMNEYGAVLSGAIKKDKLFFFLNYDAYRFAHGPLAAYQTVPTQAEYNGDFSDQGLKVYDPTSTVCNSAGTSCTRTQYANNTIPLAKQSQVAQHLQSFFPKNITLPTTTGNNFVGGYKYGLYNWMTTDRVDWVVNSKNTVSLTFGKGRQATTGPAVQTTSGRSVLPFAPYNYGQEYAPKTTVWVLQDNYTITPKMVNQFNYGFARYNGPTFNPNSGGDFAATAAGITGLPTGQASNAFPLVTFSGNGSNPTGWAGSVANTAISNAYIATDNLQWMLGKHTLTIGAQIAWLQYQYLTNATGTSPLTLANTASETQGFTCTVKNENPCSLAHSTTTLDTTGGYSYASFLSGAVDSQSLTDNLAIVETGARFRPISPYVQDDWKVNSRLTVNIGLRYDFYPTYREANDKLSFFNPTETNPLTGNNGALEFAGSAAGAASCHCHTGVNNYFKNLGPRLGFAFQSDPKMVWRGSWGVMYTHGNGVGGSATSRSGSGTLGFSASPKTAYVNATNYDPSQQLDAGFQGLTPPPVLPNYSSSFGTGYSTALSNPSTAPQSVGYGDPYLGARAPQYINWSFGFQRSFTDTLTLTMSYVGSQGHFEVTDGNNGRGYWINQLDPKYLGLGAILSNKATPANIAAMEAEGVTPQNGYTSFDPKQSLSTLLKPFPQYSVSDTYGNIGNSNYNGLQISLNKRVSHGLTFMANYTWSRAIDDGGVFRSGYDIPAQFSGDGKFHKVDSIERNVSTSNQPQHFVLTGVYDLPFGKNGFGGQYAVTRALLSNFKFSSIVQMYSGSPLTLTASSCGTNAANGTCLPSLAPGFSGSVMPNGNWGHGGNTTTLAKLQFINPAAFITTPSTAANPVFSNSPRTAPYNLYGPGNYNVDISLRRTFGLGFEGAHLMLEADLYNVTNHTQFGGIGTQFGSSTFGTVSTQANTSRDAQLTARIEF, from the coding sequence ATGACGTACAGTAACATCCGTTTCCAGCGCCCACCGGCGTCTTCGGGCAAGCACTCTGTCTTCCTGCTTGCTCTCATCGCCGCAGTCGCCCTGTTCTGCACCCTGCCGCTCCGCGCCCAACTCTCCGGCAAAGGAGAGATAAAAGGTGTTGTTACCGATCCTTCCGGCGCTGTTGTTCCCGGGGCTTCCGTCGTGGTCACCTCGACCACCAAGGGCACCAGGGTGACACGCACGTCGACCTCTTCGGGAGACTACGATATCTCCCCGCTCGATCCTGATATCTACACGATTGCCGTCACGGCGGCGGGCTTTCAGACGACCACGCAGGAGCATGTCAACGTCAATGCGCTCGAGATCTCGAACGTGAATATTGCGTTGTCCGTCGGCTCCGAGGCGCAGAGCGTCACCATCTCCGCCGCGCCTCCTGCTCTTGAAACCAGCAACGCCACTCTGGGCGCCACCATGGAGCAGTCGATGTATGCCGCGCTGCCCATTCAGATGGGCGCAGGCGGCAGCCCCGACCAGCGCCGAGCGACGGACTTTGCTGTCCTGATGCCCGGTGTTCAAGGCAATGAGACCAATGGCAATGCCACCACCAACACCGGCGTCGTCAATGGCTCCGGCAGCCGTGGCGCAGCGTCATCGGTGTACATCAACGGCATTCCATTTACGTCAGTCGCCGGTCAAGGCGATACCCGGTTCGTCTGGACTGCGATTTCAGTGGATGCTATCGACCAGTTTCAGGTCCAGACCTCAGGCTACTCGGCCATGTATGAAGGCATGGGCGTTCAGAACTACTCCACCAAGTCCGGCGGCAACAAGCTCCACGGATCGGTCTACGACTACTTCCGCAACACCGCTCTCGACAGTTGGGGCTTCTTCGCTCCGGCGCAGATCGATCCCACGAAGGGCTACGCAGTAAAGCCTCGCGAGAACATGAACGAGTACGGCGCTGTGCTGAGCGGCGCGATCAAGAAGGACAAGCTCTTCTTCTTCCTCAACTATGATGCCTACCGTTTTGCCCACGGCCCTCTGGCGGCATACCAGACGGTACCGACCCAGGCGGAATACAACGGAGATTTCAGCGATCAAGGCCTGAAGGTCTACGACCCGACTTCCACGGTCTGCAACTCTGCCGGTACTTCCTGCACCCGTACGCAATACGCCAACAACACCATTCCTCTGGCGAAGCAGTCGCAGGTCGCACAGCATCTGCAAAGCTTCTTCCCCAAGAACATCACCCTGCCCACCACGACCGGCAACAACTTTGTCGGCGGCTACAAATACGGTCTCTATAACTGGATGACCACTGACCGCGTGGACTGGGTCGTCAACTCGAAGAACACCGTTTCGCTCACCTTCGGCAAGGGCCGCCAGGCGACGACTGGCCCAGCCGTTCAGACGACCTCCGGCCGCAGCGTTCTTCCCTTTGCTCCCTACAACTACGGACAGGAATACGCCCCCAAGACCACGGTCTGGGTGTTACAGGACAACTACACGATTACCCCCAAGATGGTGAACCAGTTCAACTATGGCTTCGCCCGTTATAACGGCCCTACCTTCAATCCCAACAGCGGCGGAGACTTTGCCGCGACGGCGGCTGGCATCACCGGTCTTCCTACCGGTCAGGCGTCCAATGCCTTTCCGCTCGTCACCTTTTCAGGCAATGGCAGCAACCCCACCGGCTGGGCAGGCAGTGTGGCCAACACCGCCATCTCCAATGCCTATATCGCAACCGACAACCTTCAGTGGATGCTCGGCAAGCACACCCTCACCATCGGCGCTCAGATCGCATGGCTGCAGTATCAGTATCTGACCAACGCCACCGGTACCAGCCCCTTGACGCTGGCCAACACGGCATCTGAGACGCAGGGCTTCACCTGCACCGTCAAAAACGAGAATCCCTGTTCTCTCGCCCATTCCACGACCACGCTCGATACGACGGGCGGCTACTCGTACGCCAGCTTCCTTTCCGGGGCGGTCGATAGCCAGTCCCTGACCGACAACCTCGCTATCGTTGAGACCGGAGCGCGCTTCCGCCCCATCTCGCCCTATGTGCAGGATGACTGGAAAGTAAACTCCAGGCTGACTGTGAACATCGGCCTGCGGTATGACTTCTATCCGACCTATCGCGAAGCGAACGACAAGCTCTCCTTCTTCAACCCAACGGAGACCAATCCGCTCACCGGCAACAATGGCGCTTTGGAATTCGCCGGCTCAGCCGCTGGCGCCGCAAGCTGCCACTGCCACACGGGTGTCAACAACTACTTCAAGAACCTCGGGCCACGTCTCGGCTTCGCCTTCCAGAGCGATCCTAAGATGGTCTGGCGCGGAAGCTGGGGCGTGATGTACACCCACGGCAACGGCGTTGGCGGCTCTGCGACCTCCAGGTCTGGCAGCGGAACTCTTGGCTTCTCCGCCAGCCCCAAGACGGCTTACGTCAACGCAACCAACTACGATCCTTCCCAGCAGCTCGATGCTGGTTTCCAGGGTCTGACGCCACCGCCCGTTCTGCCTAACTATTCGTCCAGCTTCGGCACCGGCTACAGCACCGCCTTGAGCAATCCTTCAACGGCTCCGCAGTCTGTCGGCTACGGCGATCCTTACCTCGGAGCCCGTGCGCCTCAGTACATCAACTGGAGCTTCGGCTTCCAGCGGTCGTTCACTGACACCCTGACGCTGACCATGAGCTACGTCGGCTCGCAGGGACACTTTGAAGTCACCGATGGCAATAACGGCCGCGGCTACTGGATCAACCAGCTCGATCCCAAGTACCTCGGTCTCGGAGCCATCTTGAGCAACAAGGCCACCCCGGCAAACATTGCGGCGATGGAAGCTGAGGGCGTCACGCCGCAAAACGGTTACACCTCCTTCGATCCGAAGCAGTCGCTTTCGACCTTGCTCAAGCCGTTTCCCCAGTACAGCGTCTCCGACACGTATGGCAACATCGGAAACTCCAACTACAACGGTCTGCAGATCTCGCTCAACAAGCGCGTCTCCCACGGCCTTACCTTCATGGCCAACTACACCTGGTCGAGAGCGATCGACGACGGCGGCGTCTTCCGCTCCGGTTACGATATCCCGGCGCAGTTCTCCGGCGACGGCAAGTTCCACAAAGTCGATTCGATCGAACGCAACGTGTCCACCTCTAACCAACCGCAACACTTCGTTCTCACCGGCGTCTACGATCTTCCCTTTGGCAAGAACGGCTTCGGTGGTCAATACGCTGTGACGCGCGCTTTGCTCAGCAACTTCAAATTCTCCAGCATCGTCCAGATGTACTCCGGTTCGCCTTTGACGCTCACAGCATCTTCCTGCGGCACCAACGCTGCCAACGGAACCTGCCTGCCGAGCCTGGCTCCCGGCTTCTCCGGCTCGGTGATGCCGAATGGCAACTGGGGACATGGCGGAAACACGACGACGCTCGCGAAACTGCAGTTCATCAATCCGGCTGCTTTCATCACGACTCCTTCCACGGCAGCCAATCCTGTATTCAGCAACTCGCCTCGCACCGCTCCGTATAACCTCTACGGTCCCGGCAACTACAACGTGGACATCAGCCTCCGCCGCACCTTCGGTCTCGGCTTCGAGGGAGCACACCTGATGTTGGAAGCAGATCTGTACAACGTCACCAACCACACTCAGTTCGGCGGTATCGGAACCCAGTTTGGCAGCTCCACCTTCGGTACGGTCAGCACCCAGGCCAATACTTCACGCGATGCTCAATTGACGGCGCGCATCGAGTTCTAA
- a CDS encoding glycoside hydrolase family 27 protein: MMKTLRWVWICSLLMLVLLVPAAGNALENGLARTPPMGWNSWNKYACKGINEGVVRETADAMASNGMKDAGYQYVIIDDCWQTGRDAEGNIVVDKEKFPNGIKAVADYVHSKGLKFGIYTDAGMKTCGGRPGSLGHEYQDARQYAEWGVDYLKEDWCNTVPGQNSEASYTVMRDALKASGRPILFSICEWGSTKPWLWAGSIGNMWRSTGDIQDCWDCKKTWGGNGVVQILDLMDGIESYAGPGHWNDPDMLEVGNNGLTTTENRAHFSMWAMFSAPLLAGNDIEHMSADTKEILLNKEVIAIDQDTLGQQGRRVKKDGDLEIWSKQLADGGRAVALLNRSAASAKISVKWTDIGYPDTLSASVRDLWAKKDVGQKTGGYSAEVPSHGVVMIKVMP, encoded by the coding sequence ATGATGAAAACACTGCGTTGGGTTTGGATATGTTCGCTACTGATGCTTGTACTGCTGGTACCAGCGGCTGGGAACGCGCTGGAAAACGGTTTGGCGCGAACGCCGCCGATGGGTTGGAATAGCTGGAACAAGTATGCGTGCAAGGGCATCAACGAAGGCGTCGTTCGCGAGACCGCCGATGCGATGGCCAGCAATGGGATGAAAGATGCCGGATATCAGTACGTGATCATCGACGACTGCTGGCAGACGGGCCGCGACGCCGAGGGCAACATCGTCGTGGACAAGGAGAAGTTTCCCAACGGCATCAAGGCCGTCGCAGACTATGTCCACTCCAAGGGCTTGAAGTTCGGAATCTACACGGATGCAGGTATGAAGACTTGCGGAGGCCGTCCCGGCAGCCTTGGCCATGAGTATCAGGATGCGCGTCAGTATGCGGAGTGGGGCGTGGACTACTTGAAGGAAGATTGGTGCAATACCGTGCCGGGGCAGAACAGCGAAGCGTCGTATACGGTGATGCGCGATGCGCTGAAGGCTTCAGGAAGACCGATCCTCTTCAGCATCTGCGAGTGGGGATCGACGAAGCCGTGGCTCTGGGCTGGGTCTATTGGAAATATGTGGCGGTCTACGGGCGACATTCAGGATTGCTGGGACTGCAAGAAGACCTGGGGCGGCAATGGCGTGGTCCAGATTCTGGACCTGATGGATGGGATCGAGAGCTACGCAGGCCCCGGCCACTGGAACGATCCGGACATGCTGGAGGTAGGCAACAACGGCCTGACGACGACGGAAAATCGTGCGCACTTCAGCATGTGGGCAATGTTTTCGGCTCCGCTGCTGGCGGGCAATGACATCGAACACATGTCCGCCGACACGAAGGAGATTCTGCTGAACAAAGAGGTCATCGCGATCGATCAGGACACTCTGGGACAGCAGGGACGCAGGGTGAAGAAGGACGGCGATCTGGAGATCTGGTCGAAGCAACTGGCCGATGGCGGGCGTGCAGTCGCGCTGCTGAATCGCAGTGCTGCCTCGGCCAAGATCTCGGTGAAGTGGACAGACATCGGCTATCCCGATACGCTGAGCGCTTCGGTACGCGACCTCTGGGCGAAGAAGGATGTAGGACAGAAGACCGGTGGCTATTCGGCCGAAGTTCCCAGCCACGGAGTCGTGATGATCAAGGTAATGCCGTAG
- a CDS encoding GNAT family N-acetyltransferase, with translation MRIRLAEQEDVAAVIELLRRIVPSMRATGNLQWDENYPTAAVFEHDVEQGQLWVAEIDGIFAGMVSLTTGHEPDYGHAGWNIEEAGVMVHRLAVDPQFRGAGVALALMQKAEEVAAERGIPAVRTDTSAENEAAQRLFLKLGYEKTGEISLSFRPGLRVICFEKRLN, from the coding sequence ATGCGAATACGGTTGGCTGAGCAGGAGGATGTTGCAGCGGTCATCGAGTTGTTGCGACGCATAGTGCCATCGATGCGGGCGACAGGAAATCTGCAGTGGGATGAAAATTATCCGACTGCCGCAGTGTTTGAGCATGATGTTGAGCAGGGACAGCTTTGGGTGGCCGAGATCGACGGCATCTTTGCAGGGATGGTTTCGCTAACGACGGGCCACGAACCGGACTATGGGCACGCCGGTTGGAATATCGAAGAAGCCGGAGTGATGGTGCATCGCCTTGCTGTCGATCCACAGTTTCGCGGTGCGGGGGTGGCACTGGCCCTGATGCAGAAGGCTGAAGAAGTTGCAGCAGAGCGTGGCATCCCGGCCGTGCGTACAGACACGAGCGCGGAGAATGAGGCAGCGCAAAGACTATTCCTCAAGCTGGGATATGAAAAGACCGGGGAGATCAGTTTGTCGTTTCGGCCGGGGCTGCGCGTGATCTGCTTTGAAAAGCGGCTGAATTAG
- the gnd gene encoding decarboxylating NADP(+)-dependent phosphogluconate dehydrogenase: MAEATCDIGLIGLAVMGQNLVLNMNDHGYKVAVFNRTVSKVDEFINHEAKGTEVVGAHSVEEMCKLLKTPRRVMIMVKAGDVVDQTIEQVLPHLEKGDIIIDGGNSLFTDSNRRTKDLAAKGILFIGTGVSGGEEGARFGPSIMPGGNKEAWPHVKEIFQAIAAKVEDGTPCCDWVGEDGAGHYVKMVHNGIEYGDMQLICEAYQLLKDGLGLTADEFAEVFNEWNKGELDSFLIEISATIFAKKDDDGQPMVDKILDTAGQKGTGKWTAISALDLGMPVTLIGESVFARCLSALKDERVAASKVLTGPKKALTVSEKAQFIEDVRRALYCSKMISYAQGYMLLRAAEKEMNWNLNMGGIALMWRGGCIIRSAFLGDIKAAFDKNPKLQNLLMDDFFSAALNKYGASWRKAVIHAIEIGVPMPAFSTALAFYDGYRTERLPANLLQAQRDFFGAHTYERVDKPRGEFFHTNWTGRGGRVASSTYNA; this comes from the coding sequence ATGGCAGAAGCAACTTGTGATATTGGATTGATTGGTCTGGCTGTTATGGGCCAGAACCTTGTACTGAACATGAACGACCACGGATACAAGGTCGCCGTGTTCAATCGGACGGTCTCTAAAGTCGATGAGTTCATCAACCACGAGGCGAAGGGTACCGAGGTGGTTGGAGCGCACTCGGTAGAAGAGATGTGCAAGCTGCTGAAGACGCCGCGCCGCGTCATGATTATGGTGAAGGCGGGCGACGTCGTCGACCAGACGATCGAGCAGGTGCTGCCGCACCTCGAAAAGGGCGACATCATTATTGACGGCGGCAACTCGCTGTTCACCGACTCCAACCGCCGCACCAAGGACCTTGCAGCCAAGGGAATTCTGTTTATCGGCACCGGAGTAAGCGGCGGCGAAGAGGGTGCGCGGTTCGGCCCGTCGATTATGCCGGGCGGCAACAAGGAAGCATGGCCCCATGTGAAGGAGATCTTTCAGGCCATCGCGGCAAAGGTGGAAGACGGCACTCCCTGCTGCGACTGGGTGGGCGAAGACGGTGCGGGCCACTACGTCAAGATGGTCCACAACGGCATTGAGTATGGCGATATGCAGTTGATCTGCGAGGCCTATCAGTTGCTGAAGGACGGGCTCGGCCTGACCGCCGATGAATTTGCCGAGGTCTTCAACGAATGGAACAAGGGCGAGCTGGACAGCTTCCTGATTGAGATTTCGGCGACGATCTTTGCCAAGAAGGACGACGATGGCCAGCCGATGGTCGACAAGATTCTGGATACGGCGGGACAGAAGGGCACGGGTAAGTGGACCGCCATCTCTGCGCTGGACCTCGGCATGCCGGTGACGTTGATCGGCGAGAGCGTATTTGCACGTTGTCTCTCGGCGCTCAAAGACGAGCGCGTTGCGGCTTCGAAGGTGCTGACCGGACCGAAAAAGGCCCTGACGGTTTCGGAGAAGGCGCAGTTCATCGAAGACGTTCGCCGGGCGCTTTACTGCTCGAAGATGATCAGCTACGCGCAGGGCTACATGCTGTTGCGTGCTGCTGAAAAAGAGATGAACTGGAACCTCAATATGGGCGGTATCGCGCTGATGTGGCGCGGCGGCTGCATCATTCGCAGCGCCTTCCTGGGAGACATCAAGGCGGCGTTCGACAAGAATCCGAAGCTGCAGAATCTGCTGATGGACGACTTCTTCTCGGCGGCGCTGAACAAGTACGGCGCATCGTGGCGGAAGGCTGTCATTCACGCAATCGAGATCGGCGTGCCCATGCCTGCGTTCTCGACGGCGCTTGCGTTCTACGATGGCTACAGAACGGAGCGGCTGCCAGCGAACCTGCTGCAGGCGCAGCGCGACTTCTTCGGCGCTCACACCTACGAGCGCGTCGATAAGCCTCGCGGCGAGTTCTTCCACACCAACTGGACCGGACGCGGCGGCCGGGTTGCCTCTTCGACCTATAACGCTTAG